One region of Chlorobiota bacterium genomic DNA includes:
- a CDS encoding dCTP deaminase, with the protein MILTDTEILHAIDTGDIVIQPYRREYLGTNSYDVHLGEWLATYDDEELDARRHNQITTFRIPEEGFVLRPERFYLGVTVEYTESHKHVPFLEGKSSIGRLGIDIHATAGKGDVGFCNHWTLEISVKQPIRVYAGMPIGQLIYFEVKGEVEVPYNVKGTAKYNARTDKPVESMMWKNFEEKLMMELER; encoded by the coding sequence GTGATCCTGACCGACACCGAAATTTTGCACGCCATTGATACTGGCGACATCGTTATCCAGCCCTATCGCCGTGAGTATTTGGGAACCAACAGCTACGATGTCCATTTGGGCGAGTGGCTTGCCACCTACGACGACGAGGAGCTGGATGCACGCCGCCACAACCAGATCACCACCTTCCGAATTCCAGAGGAAGGGTTTGTGCTGCGTCCGGAGCGGTTCTATCTGGGGGTGACGGTGGAGTACACCGAATCGCACAAGCACGTCCCGTTTCTGGAGGGGAAAAGCTCCATTGGGCGGCTTGGGATTGACATCCACGCCACAGCGGGGAAGGGGGATGTGGGGTTCTGCAACCACTGGACCTTGGAGATTTCCGTGAAGCAGCCGATCCGCGTCTATGCCGGAATGCCGATTGGCCAGCTGATCTACTTTGAAGTGAAAGGGGAAGTGGAGGTCCCCTACAACGTGAAAGGGACCGCCAAATACAACGCCCGCACCGACAAACCGGTGGAGAGCATGATGTGGAAGAATTTTGAGGAGAAGTTGATGATGGAGTTGGAACGGTAG
- a CDS encoding 5-deoxy-glucuronate isomerase, with protein MPQHPWVVRNTAAMKGRNIVISPETTDFKFISAGRIILDHEVPTITAQNPGRETTLLVLHGEGTVTVGDQTFAVARFDGVYVPRGAAFTVATDSAIDIMEGSAPTELEYPAQFVKHQEARQQEGMYLKVGAEPFYREIHKVIAENVQGAKLLTGVTMSNPGNWTSWPPHEHAATQEELYLFFDMPRPGFGTQYIYTSLAEPEVITPVYEDDAVVIVKGYHPNVAAPGFPINFAWLLCSLQDHTWRKVGGVNVQPEFLMETGLK; from the coding sequence ATGCCACAGCATCCCTGGGTTGTTCGCAACACCGCCGCCATGAAAGGGCGGAACATCGTCATCTCACCCGAGACCACCGATTTCAAATTCATCTCCGCCGGGCGCATCATCCTTGACCATGAGGTCCCAACAATCACGGCCCAGAACCCCGGGCGCGAGACCACACTGCTGGTGCTGCATGGCGAAGGAACCGTGACCGTGGGGGACCAAACATTCGCCGTCGCACGGTTCGATGGCGTGTACGTTCCGCGTGGAGCCGCCTTCACCGTGGCCACCGATAGCGCGATTGACATTATGGAAGGAAGCGCACCAACCGAGCTTGAGTACCCGGCTCAATTCGTGAAGCACCAGGAAGCACGGCAGCAGGAAGGGATGTATCTGAAAGTTGGTGCCGAGCCGTTTTACCGCGAAATCCACAAGGTGATTGCCGAGAACGTCCAGGGGGCGAAGCTCCTGACCGGCGTCACCATGTCCAACCCCGGAAACTGGACAAGCTGGCCCCCGCACGAACACGCTGCCACGCAGGAGGAACTCTACCTTTTCTTCGACATGCCGCGCCCGGGTTTTGGCACGCAGTACATCTACACCAGCCTTGCCGAGCCGGAGGTTATCACGCCGGTGTATGAAGATGACGCGGTGGTGATTGTGAAAGGCTATCACCCAAATGTGGCGGCTCCGGGCTTCCCGATCAACTTTGCCTGGCTTCTCTGCTCGCTGCAGGACCACACGTGGCGGAAAGTTGGCGGCGTAAACGTCCAACCAGAATTTTTGATGGAGACGGGGCTGAAGTGA
- a CDS encoding DNA primase, translating into MSSIPNEIVERVRSEANIVDVISDYVRLRRTGKNWTGLCPFHDDKRPSFAVEPVRGIYKCFSCGKGGNVFTFLTEKNGWTFPEAVRHLAAQLNIEIPEDRADREQYTENERLAAAIREAARFYFRTLRSDAGLPAQAYFKGRGFTDETILRFGLGYAPDEWEALLKRLTEQGFTNQELEKAGLILKREGRAGWYDRFRGRTMFPIFGATGRVVGFGARRMKEDPDQPKYINTPETSIYQKSRVLYGLFQAKDAIRRRGLALFVEGYADVISLHQAGVDTAIATCGTAMTPDHAELIARYTNRVVLIFDSDRAGEAATERGIDVLLRQGLDVSVMRLPNGEDPDTFVQKFGAKEFEGRVASSVSFLEFRARAMKNAGDFDAPERKADAIRHIVGAIALIPDTLKRELYVQKLAADYHLPETLLSQELARAVGTQTARRPRPIPAANPTPPLPESTPDAAAADGPPEPATSASSQQGAASAAPAPASPALRQAITQSELPPEEFGLLKVLVRGDQQLLEHVFAHIDPDDFTHHVTRELVGVILAHYVNQRSFVLDDLLMEEMNPELRDLVTLLAIERETISTHWSRWDPELREPNYWKIARDCLVRIAKASERRQFQTIQEELLKLENDPTLQEEEREEKKMMYFQRIRELNDWHRNLSALQEG; encoded by the coding sequence ATGTCCAGCATCCCCAACGAAATCGTTGAACGGGTCCGTTCGGAGGCGAACATCGTTGATGTTATCAGCGATTATGTTCGCCTTCGTCGCACCGGGAAAAACTGGACCGGGCTGTGCCCGTTCCACGACGACAAACGCCCGTCGTTTGCGGTGGAGCCAGTCCGCGGAATCTACAAGTGCTTCTCCTGCGGGAAAGGGGGGAACGTCTTCACGTTCCTGACCGAGAAAAACGGGTGGACCTTCCCCGAAGCGGTTCGCCACCTGGCGGCGCAACTGAACATCGAAATCCCCGAGGACCGCGCCGACCGCGAACAATACACCGAGAACGAACGCCTTGCCGCCGCAATCCGCGAGGCCGCACGGTTCTACTTCCGCACCCTCCGTTCCGATGCTGGCCTTCCTGCCCAAGCCTACTTCAAAGGGCGCGGCTTTACCGATGAAACCATCCTCCGTTTCGGCTTGGGCTACGCCCCCGATGAGTGGGAAGCATTGCTGAAACGCCTTACCGAGCAAGGATTCACCAATCAGGAGTTGGAGAAGGCGGGGCTGATACTGAAACGCGAGGGCCGCGCCGGCTGGTACGATCGCTTCCGTGGTCGCACCATGTTTCCAATTTTTGGGGCAACCGGGCGGGTGGTCGGTTTTGGGGCGCGGCGAATGAAGGAGGACCCCGACCAACCCAAATACATCAACACCCCCGAGACCTCCATCTACCAAAAAAGCCGCGTGCTGTACGGGCTGTTCCAGGCCAAGGACGCTATCCGGCGCCGGGGGCTGGCGTTGTTTGTTGAGGGATATGCCGATGTGATCTCGCTTCACCAAGCCGGGGTGGATACCGCAATCGCCACCTGCGGAACGGCGATGACGCCGGACCACGCCGAGCTTATCGCCCGATACACCAACCGCGTGGTGCTGATTTTCGACAGCGACCGCGCCGGCGAGGCCGCAACCGAGCGGGGCATTGACGTGCTGCTGCGCCAGGGGCTGGATGTTTCGGTGATGCGCCTGCCAAACGGCGAGGACCCCGACACGTTCGTGCAGAAATTTGGCGCGAAGGAGTTCGAGGGGCGCGTGGCTTCCAGTGTCTCCTTCTTGGAGTTCCGCGCACGTGCCATGAAGAACGCCGGGGACTTCGACGCGCCCGAACGGAAGGCCGATGCGATTCGGCATATCGTTGGCGCAATCGCCCTGATTCCCGACACCCTGAAGCGGGAACTCTACGTCCAGAAATTAGCGGCCGATTACCACCTGCCGGAAACGCTTCTTTCCCAAGAATTAGCGCGGGCGGTTGGAACCCAAACGGCGCGCCGCCCCCGTCCGATTCCCGCAGCCAACCCAACGCCGCCGCTGCCCGAATCCACCCCAGACGCAGCGGCAGCGGACGGCCCACCGGAACCCGCGACTTCAGCTTCTTCCCAGCAAGGTGCGGCATCGGCTGCGCCCGCCCCGGCTTCCCCCGCGTTGCGCCAGGCGATCACCCAATCGGAGTTGCCGCCGGAGGAGTTCGGGCTGCTGAAGGTGCTGGTGCGTGGCGATCAGCAATTATTGGAGCACGTCTTTGCCCACATTGATCCCGATGACTTCACCCACCACGTCACCCGCGAGCTTGTTGGGGTGATCCTGGCCCACTACGTCAACCAGCGGTCCTTTGTGCTGGATGACTTGCTGATGGAGGAAATGAACCCCGAGCTGCGCGACCTTGTGACGCTGCTGGCCATTGAGCGCGAAACAATCAGCACCCACTGGAGCCGATGGGACCCGGAACTGCGCGAACCGAACTACTGGAAGATCGCCCGCGACTGCTTGGTCCGAATCGCAAAAGCCAGCGAGCGACGGCAGTTCCAAACTATTCAGGAGGAGTTGTTGAAGCTGGAGAACGACCCAACATTGCAGGAAGAAGAACGGGAGGAGAAGAAGATGATGTACTTCCAGCGGATTCGCGAGCTGAACGATTGGCACCGGAATTTATCGGCGTTGCAGGAAGGGTAG